The following is a genomic window from Paenibacillus sp. FSL R5-0766.
TGTTCTCCACGTTACCCATACGTGCCATGGTGAATGACATGTCCGCAGCGGGTATTCCAGCTACCGTGTCCAATACAGCAGGTACATATATCTGCAACAACACGATGTATCGGGTACTGGATCACATTCGTATAGGGCATCTTCCGATCCGTGCAGGATTTGTACACTTTCCTGCCTCCACAGAGATGGCGGTGTTGCAGCCTTCCGTCCCTTCGCTACCTACTCACATGATGCTGGATGCGCTGCGGATCATGATTCGCACGGTTGTGGCTGAGTCGTAGGGAATGGTTGCAATCGTTCGGTTGCGGTTGCAGCAGATCGTAGGTGACGGTTGGTTGGATTCGTAGACCGCTGTTGTGAGAGGGAGAGCAGTGGGTTGGGATCGGTTACAGTAGGGTTCAAGATGACGTGGAGAGCGTGGAGTTGCATGGGTTTCTTTCTGCTTCGATCTGGGGTTGAGTAGAGTGTTGGATATGAGTATAAATATGAAGTTGAATATAGAGTGAAAAAAAGAGCTGTCCCACCGTCATAAGTCTGACGTTAGGGACAGCTCTTTCTATTTCGTGTGATGTGTCATGTGTAGTGTAGTCCAACATGGTTAGTGAGGTCACTAGTCTGCAGCAAGTATCTTGATGAAAGTTTTTTGCCAAGTTAAAGGTTAGACTCTAAAACCGCAAACCCGAAACCGCAAACCGCAAACCGCAAACCGCAAACCCGAAACCCGGTAAGGCTTATACAACTTTTGCTGGAAAGTAGGGATTAGCGAAATAGGTAAGGGAGAGTTAAAGCACAGTCTCCGATTCGTGCTCTCCTGAATACGATCTATACTAACCCTAAGTAACTAAGCTCTTAAGAAACAAGACGCAAGGACACCACCATCACCCTGGCTAGCTAAGTGGTTTGTATCCACGAAAACCCCGAATAGACTTCTACGAAGCTTACTCCTCAGAACACCTTGGAACGGACTCAAACGAATCGAGCACACGCTATTCGCTGATAAAACGCACATACCAATTTCTAACGAATCGTAGGATCGTTGTTGTGCGAAATTATGCGAGTTTGTTGGTGATATGAACGAATTCTAGCCGAATACGGTGTCTGAGATTCTTTAGAATTCTCATAACACGCTATTCGGCTAGATAAGGTGCGCTAGGTTCTTTAGATATAGATCGAAGAGAAACTAACTCAAATTAAATCAAAGTTAGATTCGCAACAGATCAAGGTCGAACTCGGGAACGAGTCCTTCTTTCATGGCGCGGCCAAGCAGTGCAGTGATTGCACCGTAACCATCATCACCTAGGTTGGCGCTGAACTCGTTAACGTACAGGCCGATATGTTGTGCAGCTACGTCAGGGTCCATTTCTTGTGCATGTTCCATAACGTATGCTTTCGACTCATCCGGGTGCGCCCATGCATATTCAACGGAGGCGCGTGCCCATCCGGCGAGGGCATGAGCGTCCATGTTGCGACGTGCGATGATCGCTCCAAGCGGGATCGGAAGGCCGGTGTCGCTTTCCCACCAGTTCCCAAGATCTGTCATTAGTTTGAGGTCATAGTTCTGGTACGTGAAACGTGCTTCATGGATGACAAGTCCGGCATCGATCTTGCCGTCCCGTACAGCAGGCATGATCTGGTCGAATGGCATGACAACAATCTCGCCTACACCGCCCGGAACATTTTGCGCTGCCCAAAGACGGAACAACAGATATGCTGTTGAGCGTTCACTTGGCACAGCAACCCGGCGTCCAGACAGATATGCTGGATCGGTCGTGCCATTTGCGGTCAGAACCAAAGGGCCACATCCTCTGCCAAGTGCGCCTCCAGCAGGAAGCAGAGCATAGTCAGATAACACGTATGGCAGTGCTGCATAAGATATTTTCATCACTTCAGGTGTGTCGGGTCCATCGGGATTTGCCGCCAGACCATTGGTAATATCAATATCAGCATAACGGACATCCAGCTCAGGTGCGCCCGGGATCAACCCGTGCACCCACGCGTGAAAGATAAATGTATCGTTTGGACAAGGGGAAAATGCAATTTTCATGATGTAATAACCTCCCGTAAAAT
Proteins encoded in this region:
- a CDS encoding 1,4-dihydroxy-6-naphthoate synthase, which encodes MKIAFSPCPNDTFIFHAWVHGLIPGAPELDVRYADIDITNGLAANPDGPDTPEVMKISYAALPYVLSDYALLPAGGALGRGCGPLVLTANGTTDPAYLSGRRVAVPSERSTAYLLFRLWAAQNVPGGVGEIVVMPFDQIMPAVRDGKIDAGLVIHEARFTYQNYDLKLMTDLGNWWESDTGLPIPLGAIIARRNMDAHALAGWARASVEYAWAHPDESKAYVMEHAQEMDPDVAAQHIGLYVNEFSANLGDDGYGAITALLGRAMKEGLVPEFDLDLLRI